Proteins from a genomic interval of Marmoricola sp. OAE513:
- a CDS encoding DUF1697 domain-containing protein — protein MPTHIGFLRAVNVGKRPYRTADLRAALERAGYGDVETYIQTGNVRVTSPLRSTAKIEAELEGVFLADRGFEVPTIVFSPAELTALAAEADEVAEQGFKHGHYISLLKRPIPEADLEELRDLTPDGIRFVASGRALHLLYDIGFGDAPRSPARAEKIIGVATNRNAKVIREIAERWC, from the coding sequence GTGCCCACCCACATCGGCTTCCTCCGCGCGGTCAACGTCGGCAAGCGTCCGTACCGGACCGCGGACCTGCGCGCGGCCCTCGAGCGCGCCGGCTACGGCGACGTCGAGACCTACATCCAGACCGGGAACGTCCGGGTCACCTCCCCGCTGCGGTCCACGGCGAAGATCGAGGCCGAGCTCGAGGGGGTCTTCCTGGCCGATCGGGGGTTCGAGGTGCCGACCATCGTGTTCAGCCCGGCGGAGCTGACGGCGCTCGCCGCCGAGGCGGACGAGGTCGCCGAGCAGGGCTTCAAGCACGGGCACTACATCAGCCTGCTCAAGCGACCGATCCCCGAGGCGGACCTCGAGGAGCTCCGCGACCTCACGCCGGACGGGATCCGCTTCGTCGCCAGCGGCCGGGCGCTGCACTTGCTCTACGACATCGGGTTCGGCGACGCGCCGCGGTCACCGGCGCGGGCGGAGAAGATCATCGGGGTCGCGACGAACCGGAACGCGAAGGTGATCCGGGAGATCGCGGAGCGGTGGTGCTGA
- a CDS encoding amino acid ABC transporter ATP-binding protein, whose product MTAAIEVRGLHKRFGDNEVLQGIDFTVEPGQVVCVIGPSGSGKSTLLRCVNRLEEPTSGQVLVEGVDITDEETDLDEVRSRIGMVFQSFNLFPHMSVLDNLTIAQRRVKKRGKVEAEKVARANLEKVGLAEKADAFPAHLSGGQQQRVAIARALSMDPDMMLFDEPTSALDPELVGDVLDVMRQLANEGMTMMVVTHEMGFAREVGDKLVFMDGGVIVEEGDPREVLANPQHERTQAFLSKVL is encoded by the coding sequence ATGACTGCGGCGATCGAGGTGCGCGGCCTGCACAAGCGGTTCGGCGACAACGAGGTGCTCCAGGGGATCGACTTCACGGTCGAGCCCGGTCAGGTCGTCTGCGTGATCGGTCCGTCGGGCTCCGGCAAGTCGACGCTGCTGCGGTGCGTGAACCGGCTCGAGGAGCCGACCTCGGGCCAGGTCCTGGTCGAGGGGGTGGACATCACCGACGAGGAGACCGACCTCGACGAGGTCCGCTCGCGGATCGGGATGGTCTTCCAGTCGTTCAACCTGTTCCCGCACATGTCGGTGCTCGACAACCTGACGATCGCGCAGCGACGGGTGAAGAAGCGCGGGAAGGTCGAGGCCGAGAAGGTCGCGCGGGCAAACCTGGAGAAGGTGGGTCTCGCGGAGAAGGCGGACGCGTTCCCGGCGCACCTGTCCGGCGGGCAGCAGCAGCGCGTGGCGATCGCCCGTGCGCTCTCGATGGACCCGGACATGATGCTGTTCGACGAGCCCACCAGCGCCCTGGACCCGGAGCTCGTCGGCGACGTGCTCGACGTGATGCGGCAGCTCGCGAACGAGGGCATGACGATGATGGTCGTCACCCACGAGATGGGGTTCGCCCGCGAGGTCGGGGACAAGCTGGTCTTCATGGACGGTGGGGTGATCGTCGAGGAGGGCGACCCCCGCGAGGTGCTCGCGAACCCGCAGCACGAGCGGACGCAGGCGTTCTTGTCGAAGGTGCTCTAG
- a CDS encoding M67 family metallopeptidase: MLRLDQATYDAIVAHAKRDHPDEACGIVAGAEGSDVPSRHVPMINAAGSPTFYEFDSGELLALYKEMWKNDEEPVVIYHSHTATEAYPSRTDIGLANEPGAHYVLVSTREHGNSEGPVEFRSYRIIDGTVTEEDVAISGEEKS, translated from the coding sequence GTGTTGAGACTGGACCAGGCGACCTACGACGCGATCGTCGCGCACGCCAAGCGGGACCACCCCGACGAGGCCTGCGGGATCGTCGCGGGCGCCGAGGGCAGCGACGTCCCCAGTCGGCACGTGCCGATGATCAACGCCGCCGGGTCGCCCACCTTCTACGAGTTCGACTCCGGCGAGCTGCTCGCGCTCTACAAGGAGATGTGGAAGAACGACGAGGAGCCGGTGGTGATCTACCACTCGCACACCGCGACCGAGGCGTACCCGAGCCGGACCGACATCGGCCTGGCGAACGAGCCCGGCGCGCACTACGTGTTGGTGTCCACACGCGAACACGGGAATAGTGAGGGCCCGGTGGAGTTCAGGTCCTACAGAATCATCGACGGAACCGTCACCGAAGAAGACGTCGCCATCTCCGGCGAAGAGAAGAGCTGA
- a CDS encoding amino acid ABC transporter permease, with amino-acid sequence MKRSTRRRLRHGVLYALFAGVVVWLALIADWAAVRANFFDGDILREMWPDVVLTAAKNTVVYTAIAFVGGLVLAFLLALMKLSPLAPYRWLATAFIEFFRGLPVLIVIFLFAFGVPIAFQYSFPGGQRGAAIIALVAVSGAYMAETLRAGIQAVPKGQVEAARSLGMSSTWTMVSVVIPQAIRIVIPPLTNEFVLLLKDTSLLQVAGVGLGQEELTNFASNNLNSYGNPTPLIAAAILYLIITLPLTQLVAYLERRTQKAR; translated from the coding sequence GTGAAGAGATCTACGCGACGGCGGCTCCGGCACGGAGTGCTCTACGCGCTCTTCGCCGGAGTCGTCGTCTGGCTCGCACTGATCGCCGACTGGGCAGCGGTCAGGGCCAACTTCTTCGACGGCGACATCCTCCGGGAGATGTGGCCGGACGTCGTCCTCACCGCGGCCAAGAACACGGTCGTGTACACCGCGATCGCCTTCGTCGGTGGTCTGGTGCTGGCGTTCCTCCTGGCGCTGATGAAGCTCTCACCGCTGGCGCCGTACCGGTGGCTGGCGACGGCGTTCATCGAGTTCTTCCGGGGACTCCCGGTGCTCATCGTGATCTTCCTGTTCGCCTTCGGCGTCCCGATCGCGTTCCAGTACTCGTTCCCGGGTGGGCAGCGGGGCGCCGCCATCATCGCCCTGGTGGCCGTGTCGGGGGCCTACATGGCCGAGACGCTGCGCGCCGGCATCCAGGCAGTACCCAAGGGGCAGGTCGAGGCCGCGCGGTCGCTCGGCATGAGCTCGACGTGGACGATGGTCTCCGTGGTCATCCCCCAGGCAATCCGGATCGTGATCCCGCCGCTGACCAACGAGTTCGTGCTGCTGCTCAAGGACACCTCGCTGCTGCAGGTCGCCGGCGTCGGCCTCGGCCAGGAGGAGCTGACGAACTTCGCGTCCAACAACCTGAACTCCTACGGCAACCCGACGCCGCTGATCGCAGCCGCGATCCTGTACCTGATCATCACGCTGCCGCTGACCCAGCTGGTGGCGTACCTCGAACGACGTACCCAGAAGGCTCGGTGA
- a CDS encoding CbiQ family ECF transporter T component produces MAPQLPRALHPLAWWAWAVGLAVAASMTTNPVLLALILAVVWLVVLARRSDSPWARAFRIYVALAVVIVVVRVVLHVLVGFKYGDTRIFALPEVGLPDWAAGINLFGTVYLEGWLAAALEGVKLGTLVIALGGANALANPKRLLRSMPRALHEVGTAVVVSVSVAPQLAESVQRVLRARLLRGGSGLGLRALPQVALPVLQDTLDRSLLLASAMESRGYGSRRSSTAGRRVLVGALTLLGLLVLTFGIYGVLDPIGTAGRLAVPTLVLGVALTCGGMALGGREIRVSTYRRDPWLAAETLTLLSGVAAAAGVILSRSTSPDLLLMPLQPIAAPGLPLSATLGIVLAALPAFVTPPTPTSKRLAPAARGERELVDA; encoded by the coding sequence ATGGCCCCCCAGCTCCCACGAGCCCTGCACCCCCTCGCCTGGTGGGCGTGGGCGGTCGGGCTCGCGGTCGCTGCGAGCATGACGACCAACCCCGTCCTGCTCGCGCTGATCCTCGCTGTCGTCTGGCTCGTCGTCCTGGCCCGGCGTTCGGACTCCCCGTGGGCGCGGGCGTTCAGGATCTACGTGGCTCTCGCCGTCGTGATCGTGGTCGTCCGGGTGGTCCTGCACGTCCTGGTCGGCTTCAAGTACGGCGACACCCGGATCTTCGCCCTCCCCGAGGTCGGACTGCCCGACTGGGCGGCGGGCATCAACCTGTTCGGGACCGTCTACCTCGAGGGCTGGCTCGCCGCCGCGCTGGAGGGCGTCAAGCTCGGCACGCTGGTGATCGCCCTGGGCGGTGCGAACGCGCTGGCCAACCCCAAGCGCCTGCTCCGCTCGATGCCGCGTGCGCTGCACGAGGTCGGCACCGCGGTGGTCGTCTCGGTGAGCGTCGCCCCGCAGCTGGCGGAGAGCGTGCAGCGCGTCCTGCGCGCACGGCTGCTCCGCGGCGGCTCCGGCCTCGGCCTGCGCGCCCTCCCGCAGGTCGCGCTCCCGGTCCTCCAGGACACCCTGGACCGGTCCCTCCTGCTCGCCTCGGCGATGGAGTCGCGCGGGTACGGCAGCCGTCGCAGCAGCACGGCCGGTCGCCGGGTCCTGGTCGGGGCGCTGACCCTGCTGGGCCTGCTGGTGCTCACCTTCGGCATCTACGGCGTCCTCGACCCGATCGGTACGGCGGGTCGGCTCGCGGTCCCGACCCTGGTCCTCGGCGTCGCGCTCACCTGTGGCGGGATGGCGCTCGGCGGCCGGGAGATCCGGGTCAGCACCTACCGCCGCGACCCGTGGCTGGCCGCGGAGACCCTCACCCTGCTGTCCGGCGTCGCGGCGGCCGCCGGCGTGATCCTCAGCCGCAGCACCTCGCCCGACCTGCTGCTGATGCCGTTGCAGCCGATCGCGGCCCCGGGCCTCCCGCTGTCGGCGACGCTCGGGATCGTGCTGGCTGCGCTGCCGGCGTTCGTCACCCCGCCGACCCCGACCAGCAAGCGGCTGGCTCCGGCAGCTCGCGGTGAGCGGGAGCTGGTGGACGCATGA
- a CDS encoding DUF2017 family protein: MSGFERHRKTGASLATFSTFEADLLRSLASQLIELLRNESATGDVEGDEDPLEELFNFDGPTLAPEDPVLQRLFPTAYAEDAEAAAEFRRYTENDLRNTKAAGAACIIDTLEDAGLAAEPEDGVYIDVELGPETALTWMRSFTDMRLAIATRLGIEEGDEERWYALDDDDPESQVHDIYEWVGFLQETLVRSVAG, from the coding sequence GTGAGCGGTTTCGAGCGGCACCGCAAGACCGGGGCCAGCCTCGCCACGTTCAGCACCTTCGAGGCCGACCTGCTGCGCTCCCTGGCCAGCCAGCTGATCGAGCTGCTGCGCAACGAGTCCGCGACCGGGGACGTCGAGGGCGACGAGGACCCGCTCGAGGAGCTGTTCAATTTCGACGGTCCGACGCTGGCGCCCGAGGACCCTGTCCTGCAACGACTGTTCCCCACGGCGTACGCCGAGGACGCCGAGGCCGCTGCGGAGTTCCGGCGCTACACCGAGAACGACCTGCGCAACACCAAGGCCGCGGGCGCCGCGTGCATCATCGACACGCTCGAGGACGCCGGCCTGGCGGCTGAGCCGGAGGACGGCGTCTACATCGACGTCGAGCTCGGGCCGGAGACCGCGCTGACCTGGATGCGGTCCTTCACCGACATGCGGCTTGCGATCGCCACGCGCCTCGGGATCGAGGAGGGTGACGAGGAGCGCTGGTACGCCCTGGACGACGACGACCCCGAGTCCCAGGTGCACGACATCTACGAGTGGGTCGGTTTCCTCCAGGAGACGCTGGTCCGCTCCGTGGCCGGGTGA
- a CDS encoding MoaD family protein, with protein sequence MPIEVRIPTILRTYTGGEKAVDANGATLSALIEDLEANHPGLADRLLENGDLRRFVNVYINDEDVRFIGGLGAELSDGDNVVILPAVAGG encoded by the coding sequence ATGCCCATCGAGGTCCGGATCCCCACGATCCTGCGTACGTACACCGGCGGCGAGAAGGCCGTGGACGCCAACGGCGCCACCCTGTCCGCGCTGATCGAGGACCTGGAGGCGAACCACCCCGGCCTTGCCGACCGCCTGCTGGAGAACGGTGACCTGCGCCGCTTCGTCAACGTCTACATCAACGACGAGGACGTCCGCTTCATCGGCGGGCTCGGCGCCGAGCTCTCCGACGGCGACAACGTCGTCATCCTCCCGGCAGTCGCCGGCGGCTGA
- a CDS encoding ECF transporter S component: protein MRTTAPAIAPAIALRPRSAIAIGLATLAGLMAFLWPLLVSKESLLAENTAAPLVLGSLLPVVLAVVLFEISEGGLDPKAVAMLGVLSAIGAAIRPLGAGTAGIETVFFLLILGGRVFGAGFGFVLGATTLFGSALFTGGVGPWLPYQMLGAALVGLLAGLLPPLRGVPELLMLAAYGLVAGVLYGTLQNLSFWPYGLGLKTELSFVAGDPVAENLHRFVVFSFTTAFGWDLVRGITNVVLIVLTGPAILATLRRAARKASFSTTAPRSPGSPSRSGSSRPR, encoded by the coding sequence GTGAGAACGACTGCCCCCGCCATCGCCCCAGCCATCGCGCTGCGTCCCCGCTCGGCGATCGCGATCGGTCTGGCCACCCTCGCCGGGCTGATGGCGTTCCTGTGGCCGCTGCTGGTCAGCAAGGAGTCGCTGCTGGCCGAGAACACCGCTGCGCCGCTGGTCCTCGGGTCCCTGCTCCCCGTCGTGCTGGCCGTCGTCCTGTTCGAGATCAGCGAGGGCGGCCTGGACCCGAAGGCCGTCGCGATGCTCGGTGTCCTCTCGGCGATCGGCGCGGCCATCCGCCCGCTCGGGGCCGGCACCGCGGGCATCGAGACCGTGTTCTTCCTGCTGATCCTCGGCGGCCGCGTCTTCGGCGCCGGCTTCGGGTTCGTGCTCGGAGCGACGACCCTGTTCGGCTCGGCGCTGTTCACCGGGGGAGTCGGGCCGTGGCTGCCGTACCAGATGCTCGGCGCTGCGCTCGTCGGCCTGCTGGCCGGTCTGCTGCCCCCGCTGCGCGGCGTCCCGGAACTGCTGATGCTCGCGGCGTACGGCCTGGTCGCGGGCGTGCTCTACGGGACGCTGCAGAACCTGTCGTTCTGGCCCTACGGACTCGGCCTGAAGACCGAGCTCAGCTTCGTCGCGGGCGACCCGGTCGCCGAGAACCTGCACCGGTTCGTCGTCTTCTCGTTCACCACCGCCTTCGGCTGGGACCTCGTCCGCGGCATCACCAACGTGGTGCTGATCGTGCTGACCGGCCCGGCGATCCTCGCGACCCTGCGACGTGCGGCGCGCAAGGCGTCCTTCAGCACCACCGCTCCGCGATCTCCCGGATCACCTTCGCGTTCCGGTTCGTCGCGACCCCGATGA
- the clpS gene encoding ATP-dependent Clp protease adapter ClpS gives MSAPSPIELDEPATDDLTVPATPWVTIVWNDPVNLMSYVSFVFTQHFGYSKAKAEKLMMEVHNDGKSVVSAGSREEMERDVQAMHEYGLWATMQRDDA, from the coding sequence ATGTCCGCGCCCAGCCCCATCGAGCTCGACGAACCGGCCACGGACGACCTCACCGTCCCGGCCACGCCGTGGGTCACCATCGTCTGGAACGACCCGGTGAACCTGATGTCGTACGTGTCGTTCGTCTTCACCCAGCACTTCGGCTACTCCAAGGCGAAGGCGGAGAAGCTGATGATGGAGGTGCACAACGACGGCAAGTCGGTGGTCTCCGCAGGGAGTCGCGAGGAGATGGAGCGCGACGTCCAGGCGATGCACGAGTACGGGCTCTGGGCCACCATGCAGCGGGACGACGCGTGA
- a CDS encoding ABC transporter ATP-binding protein codes for MSTAITFRSVSVTYADAVEPVLDDVDLEIGEGELVLVVGRTGSGKSTLLGTLNGLVPHFTGGVLSGSVSIHGRDTRDHRPRDLADLVGYVGQDPLAGFVTDTVEEELAYAMEQLGLAPEVMRKRVEETLDLLGIADLRDVPLADLSGGQQQRVAIGAVLTAHPRVLVLDEPTSALDPTGAEEVLAAITRLVHDLAVTVVIAEHRVERVLQYADRVVHVVDGRVESGDPAEVMRTSTIAPPVVELGRWAGWSPLPLSVRDGYRAAAELRTHAAAAEGPLQSPIAPGSSAASRSSAASRSSSLPRRPDPILTAQNISVRHGDLVAVREVSLDLHHGQVTALMGRNGSGKSSLLWALQGSGKRFSGAVRVGEEDPADLTPPVRRTRVGLVPQTPSDLLYLQTVDAECTQADTETRSTPGTCRALLDRIVPDIDGGTHPRDLSEGQRLGLVLAIQLSAEPPVLMLDEPTRGLDYQGKAALAGVLADLAARGRSVLLSTHDVEFVAEAADRVLVLAAGELVADGPTADVVTSSPAFAPQVAKVLGGGLLTVADVRARFEGLA; via the coding sequence ATGAGCACCGCGATCACGTTCCGCTCCGTCAGCGTCACCTACGCCGACGCCGTCGAGCCCGTCCTCGACGACGTCGACCTGGAGATCGGCGAGGGTGAGCTGGTGCTCGTCGTCGGGCGCACGGGCTCGGGCAAGAGCACCCTGCTCGGGACCCTCAACGGGCTGGTGCCGCACTTCACCGGAGGGGTGCTGTCCGGGTCGGTCTCGATCCACGGTCGCGACACCCGCGACCACCGGCCGCGCGACCTCGCGGACCTGGTCGGGTACGTCGGGCAGGACCCGCTCGCCGGCTTCGTCACCGACACCGTCGAGGAGGAGCTCGCCTACGCGATGGAGCAGCTCGGCCTTGCGCCGGAGGTGATGCGCAAGCGTGTCGAGGAGACCCTCGACCTGCTCGGCATCGCCGACCTCCGCGACGTCCCGCTGGCCGACCTGTCCGGCGGGCAGCAGCAGCGGGTGGCGATCGGTGCTGTGCTGACCGCGCACCCACGGGTGCTCGTCCTCGACGAGCCGACCTCCGCCCTGGACCCCACCGGTGCCGAGGAGGTCCTCGCCGCCATCACCCGTCTGGTCCACGACCTGGCCGTCACGGTGGTCATCGCCGAGCACCGCGTCGAGCGCGTCCTCCAGTACGCCGACCGCGTCGTCCACGTCGTCGACGGTCGGGTCGAGTCCGGTGACCCCGCCGAGGTGATGCGCACCTCGACCATCGCCCCGCCCGTGGTCGAGCTCGGGCGCTGGGCCGGCTGGTCCCCCCTTCCCCTCTCCGTCCGCGACGGCTACCGCGCCGCCGCAGAGCTGCGCACCCACGCCGCCGCGGCGGAGGGCCCCCTCCAATCCCCGATTGCCCCCGGGTCGTCGGCTGCCTCCCGGTCGTCGGCTGCCTCCCGGTCGTCGAGCCTGCCGAGACGCCCCGACCCGATCCTCACGGCTCAGAACATCTCCGTCCGCCACGGCGACCTCGTCGCCGTCCGCGAGGTCAGCCTCGACCTGCACCACGGCCAGGTCACCGCCCTGATGGGTCGCAACGGCTCCGGCAAGTCCAGCCTGCTGTGGGCGCTCCAGGGCTCCGGCAAGCGGTTCAGCGGAGCAGTCCGGGTCGGCGAGGAGGACCCCGCCGACCTCACCCCGCCCGTACGCCGCACCCGCGTCGGCCTGGTGCCGCAGACGCCGTCGGACCTGCTCTACCTCCAGACCGTCGACGCCGAGTGCACCCAGGCCGACACCGAGACCCGGTCGACGCCCGGTACCTGTCGCGCGCTGCTCGACCGGATCGTCCCGGACATCGACGGCGGCACCCACCCGCGCGACCTCTCCGAGGGCCAGCGCCTCGGCCTGGTGCTGGCCATCCAGCTCTCCGCCGAGCCCCCGGTGCTGATGCTGGACGAGCCCACCCGCGGTCTGGACTACCAGGGCAAGGCAGCACTGGCCGGGGTCCTCGCCGACCTCGCCGCCCGCGGTCGCTCGGTGCTGCTCTCGACCCACGACGTCGAGTTCGTCGCCGAGGCCGCCGACCGCGTCCTGGTCCTCGCCGCCGGCGAGCTCGTCGCCGACGGCCCGACCGCCGACGTCGTCACCTCGAGCCCGGCGTTCGCGCCCCAGGTCGCCAAGGTCCTCGGTGGCGGCCTGCTCACCGTCGCCGACGTCCGTGCACGCTTCGAGGGGCTCGCGTGA
- a CDS encoding ABC transporter substrate-binding protein, with product MTTRNLIKALALTSALGLALTACGSSDDDAKGSADGSTVKTITSGTLTVCSDVPYPPFEDFDKSAPSGYQGYDVDIVSEIAKRLDLKLAVIDSDFDALQSGLLFNSRKCDLGASAMTITDERKKNILFSDGYYDSEQSLLVAAGSDIKSIDDLDGVKVGVQKGTTGEAYAKENAPDAKPIQYSDDGKMYTALKAGQIDAILQDLPVNLDHQNDPKQAGKWQVVETYKTDEAYGFGAKKDSTDLMDAVNEELAAMKSDGTYQKIYDKYFATS from the coding sequence ATGACCACCCGAAACCTGATCAAGGCCCTCGCCCTCACCTCGGCCCTCGGCCTCGCCCTGACCGCCTGCGGCTCCTCCGACGACGACGCCAAGGGCTCGGCGGACGGTTCCACCGTCAAGACGATCACGTCCGGAACGCTCACGGTGTGCTCCGACGTCCCGTACCCGCCGTTCGAGGACTTCGACAAGAGCGCCCCCTCGGGCTACCAGGGGTACGACGTCGACATCGTCTCCGAGATCGCGAAGCGACTCGACCTGAAGCTGGCCGTCATCGACTCCGACTTCGACGCGCTCCAGAGCGGCCTGCTGTTCAACAGCCGCAAGTGCGACCTCGGCGCCAGCGCCATGACGATCACCGACGAGCGCAAGAAGAACATCCTGTTCTCCGACGGCTACTACGACTCCGAGCAGTCCCTGCTCGTCGCCGCCGGCTCGGACATCAAGAGCATCGACGACCTCGACGGCGTGAAGGTGGGGGTCCAGAAGGGCACCACCGGCGAGGCGTACGCGAAGGAGAACGCGCCCGACGCGAAGCCGATCCAGTACTCCGACGACGGCAAGATGTACACCGCGCTGAAGGCCGGCCAGATCGACGCGATCCTGCAGGACCTGCCGGTGAACCTGGACCACCAGAACGACCCGAAGCAGGCCGGCAAGTGGCAGGTCGTCGAGACGTACAAGACCGACGAGGCGTACGGCTTCGGCGCCAAGAAGGACAGCACCGACCTGATGGACGCCGTGAACGAGGAGCTCGCGGCGATGAAGAGCGACGGCACGTACCAGAAGATCTACGACAAGTACTTCGCCACCAGCTGA
- a CDS encoding acyl-CoA synthetase, whose product MYPGTWAATTPDKPAAIMAGTGETLTYAELEERSARLARHLYDGGLRPGDVIALLTENRLEAFVAYWAALRSGLYITAVNHNLSTDEAAYIVQDCGAKVLIASASKRTLVEGVTAAVDVPDRLAYGGPIPGFASFEEALAAASADPLPSQPHGDDFLYSSGTTGRPKGIKLPLLPISVDEPGYPYVTIFGGLFGYGPETVYLSPAPFYHAAPLRFMGVVQAVGGTVVMMEKFDADAFLTAVERYRVTDTQVVPTMFVRLLKLPAERRATADVSSFRTVVHAAAPCPVEVKRQMIDWFGPVIHEYYASTEAIGATYVNSTDWLAHPGTVGKPLLGIPRICGPDGELLGAGEVGTVYFERDELTFSYHGDPEKTASTKHPEQPNWATVGDLGYLDAEGFLFLTDRKAFMIISGGVNIYPQEIEDAFSLHPAVADIAVIGVPDEEMGERVVAYVEPSDQGGDDPGAERVPVVELVETLRTYAREKIAHYKVPREFIVTDDLPRTPTGKLVKGVLKDRYAAAAVEPAETP is encoded by the coding sequence ATGTACCCCGGAACCTGGGCAGCGACCACCCCCGACAAGCCCGCCGCGATCATGGCCGGCACCGGCGAGACCCTGACGTACGCCGAGCTGGAGGAGCGCAGCGCCCGGCTCGCGCGACACCTGTACGACGGTGGCCTGCGCCCGGGCGACGTGATCGCCCTGCTCACCGAGAACCGTCTCGAGGCGTTCGTCGCGTACTGGGCGGCCCTGCGTTCCGGCCTCTACATCACGGCGGTCAACCACAACCTGTCCACCGACGAGGCGGCGTACATCGTGCAGGACTGCGGCGCGAAGGTGCTGATCGCCTCCGCGAGCAAACGAACCCTCGTCGAGGGCGTGACCGCCGCCGTGGACGTCCCGGACAGGCTCGCGTACGGCGGCCCGATCCCCGGCTTCGCCAGCTTCGAGGAGGCGCTCGCGGCCGCCAGTGCGGACCCGCTACCCAGCCAGCCGCACGGCGACGACTTCCTGTACTCCTCGGGCACCACCGGTCGTCCCAAGGGCATCAAGCTGCCGCTGCTGCCGATCAGCGTGGACGAGCCCGGCTACCCGTACGTGACGATCTTCGGGGGGCTGTTCGGCTACGGGCCCGAGACCGTCTACCTCTCGCCGGCGCCGTTCTACCACGCAGCGCCGCTCCGCTTCATGGGCGTCGTCCAGGCGGTCGGCGGCACCGTGGTGATGATGGAGAAGTTCGACGCGGACGCGTTCCTGACCGCCGTCGAGCGCTACCGGGTCACCGACACCCAGGTCGTCCCGACGATGTTCGTCCGGCTGCTGAAGCTCCCGGCCGAACGCCGTGCTACCGCGGACGTGTCGTCCTTCAGGACGGTCGTGCACGCGGCCGCCCCGTGCCCGGTCGAGGTCAAGCGGCAGATGATCGACTGGTTCGGGCCGGTGATCCACGAGTACTACGCCAGCACCGAGGCGATCGGAGCGACGTACGTGAACTCGACCGACTGGCTCGCCCACCCGGGCACGGTCGGCAAGCCGCTGCTCGGCATTCCGCGGATCTGCGGTCCCGACGGCGAGCTGCTCGGCGCCGGCGAGGTCGGCACCGTCTACTTCGAGCGCGACGAGCTGACCTTCAGCTACCACGGCGACCCCGAGAAGACCGCGTCCACCAAGCATCCCGAGCAGCCGAACTGGGCCACCGTCGGCGACCTCGGCTATCTCGACGCCGAGGGCTTCCTGTTCCTGACCGACCGCAAGGCGTTCATGATCATCAGCGGTGGGGTGAACATCTACCCCCAGGAGATCGAGGACGCCTTCAGCCTGCACCCCGCGGTCGCGGACATCGCCGTGATTGGCGTCCCCGACGAGGAGATGGGGGAGCGGGTCGTCGCGTACGTCGAGCCCTCCGACCAGGGAGGCGACGACCCGGGGGCAGAGCGAGTCCCGGTGGTTGAGCTCGTCGAAACCCTCCGCACCTACGCACGGGAGAAGATCGCGCACTACAAGGTGCCCCGCGAGTTCATCGTCACCGACGACCTGCCGCGCACCCCCACCGGCAAGCTGGTCAAGGGAGTCCTCAAGGACCGCTACGCCGCCGCGGCCGTCGAGCCTGCCGAGACGCCGTAA